From a region of the Triticum aestivum cultivar Chinese Spring chromosome 7D, IWGSC CS RefSeq v2.1, whole genome shotgun sequence genome:
- the LOC123169250 gene encoding NDR1/HIN1-like protein 26 translates to MSLITDDPDRAPRDCTAARRHQSGRRRRRLLIVAASAVALLLALAIILWLTLRPSSPRFRLLTATASTNATGGMGTVLLVASLVAHNPNAHALALYDGLRARASYAGLQLAAAAPIPPFQQAQGDVKLSATLLSSSAAEETMAGERSPALLTLRLEGRLRWKVAVWVSGSRTLAAECVAAAVSPSQLRAVVVQDCQCATTIE, encoded by the coding sequence ATGTCCCTCATCACCGATGACCCTGACCGCGCCCCGAGGGACTGCACGGCGGCCAGGCGCCACCAATCCGGTAGGCGCCGGCGGCGGCTGCTGATCGTGGCGGCGTCAGCGGTGGCGTTGCTGCTGGCCCTGGCCATCATACTCTGGCTCACACTCCGCCCTTCCAGCCCGCGGTTCAGGCTGCTGACCGCCACCGCCTCCACGAACGCCACCGGGGGCATGGGCACCGTCCTGCTGGTCGCGTCCCTCGTCGCGCACAACCCCAACGCGCACGCCCTCGCGCTCTACGACGGCCTCCGGGCGCGCGCATCCTACGCGGGACtccagctcgccgccgccgcgccgatcCCGCCGTTCCAGCAGGCCCAGGGCGACGTCAAGCTCTCCGCCACGCTCTTGTCGTCCTCGGCTGCGGAGGAAACGATGGCGGGCGAGCGGTCGCCAGCGCTGCTGACGCTGCGCCTGGAGGGGCGGCTCCGGTGGAAGGTGGCTGTCTGGGTGTCCGGCAGCCGCACCCTCGCTGCCGAGTGTGTCGCCGCTGCCGTATCGCCGTCTCAGCTCAGGGCCGTCGTCGTGCAGGACTGCCAGTGCGCCACCACCATCGAATGA